Proteins encoded by one window of Acetivibrio thermocellus ATCC 27405:
- a CDS encoding response regulator: protein MDKIRVVIADDHAMVREGLKQILELEKDIAVVAQASNGEEAVKLAKECQPDVVLMDINMPGMNGLQAIEKIKAENLAVKIIVLTIHEDKEYLFKTLQMGAEGYVLKDADSTVLVEAIRSVNRGESYIQSNMTKELVREFNRVTVNEKAKKTENDLTPRELEVLELIAQGLINKEIAKRLFISEKTVKNHVSNIFKKLNVSDRTQAAIYAYKHNITK, encoded by the coding sequence ATGGATAAGATACGGGTTGTAATTGCAGATGACCATGCCATGGTCAGAGAAGGTCTCAAGCAAATATTGGAGCTTGAAAAGGACATCGCTGTGGTAGCGCAGGCGTCAAACGGCGAAGAGGCTGTAAAATTGGCAAAGGAATGTCAGCCGGACGTAGTTCTTATGGATATTAACATGCCTGGAATGAACGGTTTGCAGGCAATAGAAAAAATAAAGGCTGAGAATCTTGCAGTCAAAATAATTGTGCTTACCATCCATGAAGATAAAGAGTATCTGTTTAAAACTTTGCAGATGGGCGCGGAAGGATATGTGTTGAAAGATGCCGATTCCACGGTATTGGTTGAGGCAATACGAAGCGTAAACAGAGGCGAGTCTTATATTCAATCCAATATGACCAAAGAGCTTGTCAGGGAGTTTAACAGAGTAACGGTAAATGAGAAGGCCAAAAAAACGGAAAATGATTTGACGCCAAGGGAACTTGAAGTTTTGGAGCTTATAGCTCAGGGCCTTATCAACAAGGAGATAGCAAAACGCCTCTTTATTAGTGAAAAGACAGTCAAAAATCATGTTTCAAACATTTTCAAAAAGCTTAATGTGTCAGACAGGACACAGGCCGCAATCTATGCCTATAAGCACAATATCACGAAATAA
- the mtrB gene encoding trp RNA-binding attenuation protein MtrB has translation MDSNMERIYEDYIVIKAEENGVNIIGLTRGKDTKFHHTEKLDKGEVLIAQFTDNTSAIKIRGKARILSRHGEVYSGE, from the coding sequence TTGGATTCGAATATGGAAAGAATATATGAGGATTATATTGTGATTAAGGCTGAAGAAAATGGTGTGAATATTATTGGCCTTACCAGAGGTAAAGATACGAAGTTCCACCATACCGAGAAACTGGATAAGGGTGAAGTTCTTATTGCCCAGTTTACCGATAATACTTCTGCGATAAAAATCAGAGGAAAAGCCAGGATACTGAGCAGGCATGGAGAAGTTTATTCCGGTGAATAA
- a CDS encoding DNA polymerase III subunit alpha has translation MLQKFVHLHVHTEYSLLDGANRIKDLIRRTKELGMDSIAITDHGVMYGVVDFYKEAVNNGIKPILGCEIYTAKGSRFDKQGGWDSDPGHMVLLAKNNTGYKNLMKIVSIGFTEGFYYKPRVDMEVLEKYSEGLIAMSACLSGDIPKAILNNNYEKAKELALKLNSIFGQDNFYLELQMNGIEEQNIVNQQLIKLSRETGIPLVATNDAHYLRREDARAHEILLCIQTGKSINDEDRMRFSSDDFYIKSPEEMISLFRNIPEAISNTVRIADMCNVELEFNKLHLPKFDVPDGKDPFEYLRALCYEGFERIYGKDNRDEEKINRLEYELSVIKQMGYVDYFLIVSDFIRYAKEKGIMVGPGRGSAAGSFVAYCLGITNIDPLKYNLLFERFLNPERISMPDIDIDFCFERRQEVIDYVVEKYGKDRVAQIITFGTMAARAVIRDVGRALDIPYGEVDAIAKMIPFQIGMSIEKAMELNPELRQRYNDDERVKELIDTAKLLEGMPRHASTHAAGVVISREPLTEYVPLQRSEDSITTQFPMGILEELGLLKMDFLGLRTLTVIRDAVALIKKNHNIDVKIDELQMDDPNVFKLIGEGRTAGVFQLESAGMTQFMKELQPASLEDIIAGISLYRPGPMDQIPRYLRNKNNPELVKYDHPLLENILNVTYGCMVYQEQVMQIVRDLAGYSMGRSDLVRRAMAKKKVSVMEQERKNFIYGIDDDNGNIIVKGAVRNGVDEETANKIFDEMMDFASYAFNKSHAAAYAVIAYQTAWLKCYYPVEFIAALLNSFMGSSDKISQYVHECRKLGIEVLPPDINESDVRFTVVNGKIRFGLAAVKNVGENAVRSIIDERNINGNYKSFRNFLERVDGKDVNKRCIESLIKSGAFDSMGVYRSRLMNAYEKMMEGISSQRKKSMEGQLSIFDMALNTEDGKKDEKHQLYPEDEDIYPDIPEYSQKILLSMEKEMLGLYISGHPLSEFEKEFSEVVTLYSKDMVSDADENGEVITVEGNKGLKDGMTVTVGGIITSRKTKTTKNNNLMAFVTLEDLYGTMEIIVFPAVLERFSNLLEVENIVLIKGSISIKEEEQPKIICEEVRPLRKEDGANPLKRKVVKLYLRVDDNIDNELMESIICMLKFFGGNTPVCLYNESQKKIKVLERDCWVSLNDTVINELKLLIGEENVKVS, from the coding sequence ATGTTGCAGAAATTTGTACACCTTCATGTCCATACTGAATACAGTCTTTTGGACGGGGCAAACAGAATAAAGGACCTCATAAGGCGTACAAAAGAGCTGGGAATGGACAGTATAGCAATAACCGACCATGGTGTAATGTACGGAGTTGTTGATTTTTACAAGGAAGCCGTCAATAATGGAATAAAACCCATACTTGGGTGTGAAATATATACTGCCAAAGGGTCAAGGTTTGACAAACAGGGAGGCTGGGATTCGGATCCCGGTCATATGGTGCTTTTGGCAAAAAATAATACGGGATACAAAAATCTGATGAAAATTGTATCCATAGGTTTTACCGAAGGATTTTACTATAAACCCAGGGTTGACATGGAAGTTCTCGAAAAATACAGTGAAGGCTTGATTGCTATGAGTGCCTGCCTTTCCGGAGACATACCCAAAGCGATTTTAAACAACAATTATGAAAAGGCAAAGGAGCTGGCACTTAAGCTCAACAGCATTTTCGGACAGGATAATTTTTATCTTGAGCTTCAGATGAACGGTATCGAAGAGCAGAACATAGTCAACCAGCAGCTTATAAAGCTTAGCAGGGAAACGGGAATACCCCTTGTTGCCACCAATGACGCCCATTATCTTAGAAGAGAGGATGCCCGTGCCCATGAAATCCTTCTTTGCATACAAACGGGAAAGAGTATCAATGACGAAGACAGAATGAGGTTTTCTTCGGATGATTTTTATATAAAGTCCCCTGAAGAAATGATCAGTCTTTTCAGAAACATTCCCGAAGCAATTTCAAATACCGTAAGGATTGCGGACATGTGCAATGTCGAGCTTGAGTTTAACAAGCTGCACCTGCCCAAATTTGACGTGCCGGACGGAAAAGACCCTTTCGAATATCTAAGGGCCCTGTGCTATGAGGGATTTGAAAGAATTTACGGAAAAGACAACCGGGATGAGGAGAAAATAAACAGGCTTGAATATGAGCTTTCGGTAATAAAGCAGATGGGTTATGTGGATTATTTCCTCATTGTGAGCGATTTTATCAGATATGCAAAGGAAAAAGGGATAATGGTGGGACCCGGAAGGGGTTCCGCGGCCGGAAGTTTTGTGGCCTACTGCCTTGGAATTACAAATATTGATCCGTTAAAGTACAATCTTCTGTTTGAGAGATTTTTAAATCCGGAGAGAATAAGCATGCCGGATATCGACATAGACTTTTGCTTCGAAAGAAGGCAGGAAGTTATAGATTATGTTGTCGAAAAGTATGGAAAGGACAGGGTTGCACAGATAATTACTTTTGGAACCATGGCTGCAAGAGCGGTTATACGGGATGTGGGAAGAGCCCTTGACATACCCTATGGAGAGGTTGATGCCATTGCCAAAATGATACCTTTTCAGATTGGCATGAGTATAGAAAAGGCCATGGAGCTAAATCCCGAGCTTCGCCAGAGGTATAATGATGATGAAAGGGTAAAGGAGCTGATTGATACCGCAAAGCTTCTTGAAGGCATGCCGAGACATGCTTCCACCCATGCCGCGGGAGTGGTTATTTCCCGGGAACCTCTGACGGAATATGTTCCCCTTCAAAGGAGTGAGGACAGTATCACGACTCAATTTCCCATGGGAATTTTGGAGGAACTGGGACTTCTCAAGATGGACTTTCTGGGACTTAGGACTCTTACGGTAATAAGGGATGCGGTGGCTCTTATAAAGAAGAATCACAATATAGATGTAAAAATTGACGAGCTTCAAATGGATGACCCAAATGTGTTCAAACTCATAGGAGAGGGACGGACGGCGGGAGTGTTCCAATTGGAAAGTGCGGGTATGACCCAGTTCATGAAGGAGCTTCAGCCGGCGTCTCTGGAAGATATAATAGCCGGCATATCCCTGTATCGGCCGGGTCCTATGGATCAGATTCCAAGATATCTTAGAAACAAAAACAATCCGGAGCTTGTAAAGTATGACCATCCTTTGCTGGAAAACATACTGAATGTAACTTATGGATGCATGGTTTATCAGGAGCAGGTAATGCAGATAGTCCGCGACCTTGCCGGTTACTCAATGGGAAGGTCCGATCTTGTAAGGCGTGCAATGGCCAAGAAAAAGGTCAGTGTAATGGAACAGGAGAGAAAAAATTTTATTTATGGAATAGATGACGATAATGGAAATATTATAGTAAAGGGAGCTGTCAGAAACGGTGTGGATGAAGAGACAGCAAACAAAATATTTGATGAGATGATGGACTTTGCAAGCTATGCGTTTAACAAATCCCATGCAGCTGCTTATGCAGTTATAGCGTATCAAACTGCATGGCTCAAATGTTATTATCCTGTGGAATTTATTGCAGCGCTTTTAAACAGTTTTATGGGAAGCAGCGATAAAATATCCCAGTATGTGCATGAGTGCCGCAAGCTGGGTATTGAAGTACTTCCTCCGGATATAAATGAAAGCGATGTCAGATTTACCGTTGTGAACGGAAAGATAAGATTTGGGCTTGCAGCGGTTAAAAATGTCGGTGAGAATGCAGTCAGGTCAATTATTGATGAAAGGAATATAAACGGAAACTATAAAAGTTTCAGGAACTTTTTGGAGAGAGTTGACGGAAAGGATGTAAACAAAAGATGCATTGAAAGCCTCATAAAGAGCGGAGCTTTTGATTCAATGGGAGTATACCGTTCAAGGCTTATGAATGCTTATGAGAAAATGATGGAAGGAATATCCAGCCAGAGGAAAAAGAGCATGGAAGGCCAGCTTTCCATATTTGACATGGCACTTAACACCGAGGATGGCAAAAAGGATGAGAAGCATCAGCTATATCCGGAAGATGAAGATATTTATCCCGATATTCCCGAATATTCGCAGAAGATACTTCTGTCAATGGAAAAGGAAATGCTGGGCCTTTATATATCGGGACATCCTTTGAGTGAATTTGAAAAGGAATTCAGTGAAGTGGTTACATTGTACAGCAAGGATATGGTGTCGGATGCGGATGAAAACGGTGAGGTAATAACTGTTGAAGGAAACAAAGGTTTAAAAGACGGTATGACTGTGACGGTTGGGGGAATAATTACTTCAAGGAAGACAAAAACCACGAAGAATAACAATTTGATGGCTTTTGTGACATTGGAAGATTTGTATGGCACAATGGAGATAATAGTTTTTCCTGCTGTTTTGGAGAGGTTTTCGAACCTTCTGGAGGTGGAAAACATTGTTCTGATAAAAGGAAGTATAAGTATAAAAGAAGAGGAACAGCCAAAAATAATATGCGAGGAAGTAAGGCCGTTAAGAAAAGAAGACGGCGCAAATCCGCTGAAAAGAAAAGTGGTAAAGCTTTATTTGAGAGTGGACGATAACATTGACAACGAGCTGATGGAATCAATAATTTGCATGCTGAAGTTTTTTGGTGGGAACACTCCTGTATGCCTTTACAATGAAAGCCAAAAAAAGATCAAGGTGTTGGAAAGGGATTGCTGGGTAAGCCTTAATGACACCGTGATTAATGAATTGAAGTTACTTATAGGGGAGGAAAATGTCAAAGTCTCGTAA
- a CDS encoding phospho-sugar mutase yields the protein MRSSALYKFWVENDYFDAETKKELLSIKDNPKEIEERFYKDLEFGTGGLRGIIGAGTNRINIYTVRKASQGLADYIKSLGLQDRGIAIAYDSRYKSPEFALEAAKVFAGNGIKAFLFDELRPTPELSFTVRHLNAAAGVVITASHNPKEYNGYKVYGEDGGQLPVEASNKVISYINKIEDITQVKVMEKDEAIEKGLLRIIGKEIDDEYISKLKTLSANPELAAEIGKTFKIVYTPLHGAGNKPVRRILDEIGFKNVLVVKEQELPDSEFSTVKSPNPEEREAFELAIELAKKENVDLIIGTDPDCDRVGIVVRNKEGEYVPLTGNQTGCLLLEYILSQKKQRGELPENGFVVKTIVTTELARAITDAYNVELVEVLTGFKFIGEKIKQLDEFGDKKYLFGFEESYGYLAGTFARDKDAVVASMLIAEMAAYYKSRGLTLYEGLMELLEKYGYTLEGITSFTLKGKDGVEKIKSAMKNLRENRVVKFGEYEAVAVRDYLTSERYEVATGAKEKLTLVESDVLYYELKDKAWFCIRPSGTEPKIKIYYGVTEKSMDAAKEKLKHLQDNVLSVIEPLLKD from the coding sequence ATGCGAAGTAGCGCGCTTTATAAATTTTGGGTGGAGAATGATTATTTTGATGCGGAAACAAAGAAAGAACTTTTGAGTATTAAAGACAATCCGAAGGAAATAGAAGAGAGGTTTTACAAGGATTTGGAATTTGGTACCGGCGGACTTAGGGGAATTATCGGTGCCGGGACCAACAGAATCAATATTTACACCGTCAGAAAAGCTTCCCAGGGACTTGCGGATTATATAAAGAGTCTTGGATTGCAAGACAGGGGAATAGCAATTGCTTATGATTCCCGTTACAAATCCCCGGAATTTGCTTTGGAAGCTGCCAAGGTTTTTGCGGGAAACGGCATAAAAGCGTTTCTTTTTGATGAATTGAGACCAACACCGGAACTTTCTTTTACCGTAAGGCATTTAAATGCAGCTGCCGGTGTGGTTATTACGGCGAGCCATAATCCCAAGGAGTATAATGGATACAAAGTTTATGGAGAAGACGGGGGACAACTTCCTGTAGAGGCATCAAACAAAGTTATATCCTATATAAATAAAATTGAGGATATAACTCAGGTTAAGGTTATGGAAAAGGACGAAGCGATAGAGAAGGGTTTGCTCAGGATTATAGGCAAGGAAATTGACGATGAGTATATATCGAAATTAAAAACTCTTTCTGCAAACCCTGAACTGGCTGCAGAAATAGGCAAAACTTTCAAAATAGTGTACACGCCGTTGCATGGCGCAGGAAACAAACCTGTAAGAAGAATACTTGACGAAATTGGATTTAAAAATGTACTTGTGGTCAAAGAACAGGAGCTTCCGGACAGCGAATTTTCCACGGTAAAATCACCCAATCCGGAGGAAAGGGAAGCGTTTGAGCTTGCCATTGAGCTGGCAAAAAAAGAAAATGTTGACCTTATCATAGGTACCGACCCTGACTGTGACAGAGTGGGTATTGTCGTAAGAAACAAAGAAGGCGAGTATGTGCCTCTTACGGGTAATCAGACGGGTTGTTTGCTGCTTGAGTACATACTGTCTCAAAAGAAGCAAAGAGGAGAGCTTCCTGAAAACGGATTTGTCGTAAAGACAATAGTTACAACGGAGCTTGCCAGAGCTATTACTGATGCTTACAATGTGGAACTTGTGGAAGTTTTGACGGGATTTAAGTTTATAGGCGAGAAAATTAAGCAGCTGGATGAGTTTGGAGACAAAAAATATCTTTTTGGTTTTGAAGAAAGCTATGGATACCTTGCAGGAACTTTTGCAAGAGACAAGGACGCTGTTGTTGCATCCATGCTTATTGCCGAAATGGCGGCTTATTACAAATCAAGAGGTCTGACTCTTTACGAGGGACTGATGGAGTTACTTGAGAAATATGGATACACTCTTGAAGGAATTACTTCGTTTACTCTCAAGGGAAAAGACGGCGTGGAAAAGATAAAGTCGGCTATGAAAAACCTTAGAGAAAACAGAGTTGTAAAATTTGGAGAATATGAAGCCGTTGCCGTAAGGGACTATTTGACAAGTGAACGGTATGAAGTGGCAACGGGTGCGAAAGAGAAACTTACACTTGTTGAGTCGGATGTGTTGTATTATGAGCTTAAGGATAAAGCCTGGTTCTGTATAAGACCTTCCGGCACAGAGCCGAAAATAAAGATTTATTATGGTGTTACAGAAAAGAGTATGGATGCTGCAAAAGAGAAATTGAAACATTTGCAGGATAATGTACTGTCAGTTATAGAACCGCTTCTTAAAGACTGA
- a CDS encoding methyl-accepting chemotaxis protein codes for MSFGPVNGIKVVIARATSKVRELTKSKLKRKSMKTLQNDTKKKERNDTYKVYDKNRFEKIIRLSRVNKIKIGIKINLSFVITILLLSVVLGYSLLTLSNTMIQQAKESTLGLMEQTGNKIKIVLEEVDNLAMTITRDITIAPALDEINRAESEYMRARWAGIIKPYLNAYQSYRVDTISNLTLASNNGYVILGGEGTFEDVKKDYYDTVAAREFVESGAKSLWIDTHIADLFYLRRKGGNTTIALMKAVYKSTSLKSVGVLQVNLREDYLTRMLEDIHIPHNGFFFIVGSKDNMIFNPQDKRDNGLLIEDLCYVNSKGQTKAELLKKTELLDLKDSEVKELLYKADTGVELDEKTLKDLRERDNYINLRILEKVRKSIDEIQTKNRQATAFGGIIEDDVIINGKKMMVTFYTIREIKGTPLEWTLISITPLENITRDVNLVAGFIVLIGVVCIIIGIMLSVLITGDISSGIGKLVKLMNKIKEGDLEVECDTTRKDEIGKLGINFVDMVENLKKLIGSIKNASNIAVESSQTVSATCQESYASIQEFSAMLDEMKNEINPQTQEIMNNDNVVNELSEQIQVIIDDFKNVSNMVTGAKKLSEAGKETVNMLKNNADEVKKTIEEFSELIGSLKRESAEISKITSTIKGISSQTNLLALNATIEAARAGEAGKSFSIVASEIKKLADQSKVSANYIESKLKNIGKTIEKTNEAVKSSGEVISGHDLAVVETINKFDNIVGFMDNVFSAITSITDYVQHIEEARCNIIKSMERLNESTKNNIRDIQNISAAMDEQVDLIKHLLSLSENLSELSVKLEQTINIFKI; via the coding sequence ATGAGTTTTGGTCCTGTTAACGGAATAAAAGTTGTAATTGCCAGGGCAACTTCTAAAGTCAGAGAATTAACCAAATCCAAATTAAAAAGAAAATCAATGAAAACTTTGCAGAATGATACAAAGAAAAAGGAAAGAAACGATACCTATAAAGTTTATGATAAAAACCGGTTTGAAAAAATAATCCGGCTGTCCAGAGTAAATAAAATAAAAATAGGAATAAAAATAAATCTTTCCTTTGTTATAACAATTCTTCTTCTGTCAGTGGTTTTGGGATATTCTCTTCTTACTCTGTCAAATACCATGATACAACAGGCAAAAGAAAGTACTTTGGGACTTATGGAGCAAACGGGGAACAAAATAAAAATTGTTCTTGAGGAAGTTGACAATTTGGCAATGACTATCACCAGGGATATTACAATTGCACCGGCTTTGGATGAAATCAATCGTGCGGAAAGTGAGTACATGCGTGCGCGATGGGCCGGGATTATAAAGCCCTATTTGAATGCTTACCAAAGTTACAGAGTTGACACAATTTCAAATCTCACTTTGGCTTCCAACAATGGTTATGTAATTCTTGGAGGAGAAGGAACATTTGAAGACGTGAAAAAAGATTACTATGATACCGTGGCTGCCCGCGAATTTGTGGAAAGCGGCGCAAAATCGTTGTGGATTGATACACATATAGCCGATTTATTCTACCTGAGAAGAAAGGGCGGCAACACTACGATTGCCCTTATGAAAGCGGTTTACAAATCAACAAGCCTGAAAAGTGTCGGTGTTCTTCAAGTAAACCTCAGGGAGGATTACCTGACTCGTATGCTCGAAGACATACATATTCCTCATAACGGATTCTTTTTTATAGTGGGAAGCAAAGACAATATGATATTCAATCCCCAGGATAAAAGAGACAACGGGCTTTTGATTGAGGATCTGTGTTATGTAAACAGCAAGGGACAGACCAAAGCGGAATTGCTGAAGAAAACGGAATTATTGGATCTAAAAGATTCGGAAGTAAAAGAGTTGTTGTATAAAGCTGATACAGGAGTGGAACTTGATGAAAAAACGCTCAAAGACTTGAGGGAAAGGGACAACTATATAAATCTTCGTATTCTTGAAAAGGTAAGGAAAAGTATAGATGAGATTCAAACGAAAAACAGACAGGCCACCGCTTTTGGGGGTATAATTGAAGATGATGTTATTATAAACGGCAAAAAAATGATGGTTACTTTTTACACTATAAGAGAAATTAAAGGCACCCCTTTGGAGTGGACTTTGATATCTATAACGCCTTTGGAAAACATAACCCGGGATGTAAATTTGGTAGCCGGGTTTATAGTACTTATAGGCGTTGTATGCATTATAATAGGAATAATGCTTTCAGTGCTGATTACCGGCGATATTTCTTCAGGTATCGGGAAACTGGTAAAATTAATGAATAAAATAAAAGAGGGAGATCTTGAAGTAGAATGTGATACCACCAGAAAAGATGAGATAGGAAAATTGGGAATAAATTTCGTGGATATGGTGGAAAACTTGAAAAAGCTCATAGGAAGCATAAAAAATGCTTCCAATATAGCCGTTGAATCATCGCAAACGGTATCTGCGACCTGTCAGGAGAGCTATGCATCGATCCAGGAATTTTCAGCTATGTTGGATGAAATGAAAAATGAGATTAATCCCCAGACCCAGGAAATAATGAACAATGATAATGTAGTAAATGAATTGTCGGAGCAAATTCAAGTGATTATCGATGATTTCAAAAATGTCAGCAATATGGTTACCGGAGCCAAAAAGTTGAGCGAAGCTGGAAAAGAAACTGTCAATATGCTGAAAAACAATGCCGATGAGGTAAAAAAGACCATAGAAGAATTCTCAGAACTAATTGGAAGTCTCAAAAGAGAGTCTGCGGAAATTTCAAAAATAACTTCCACCATCAAAGGCATTTCCAGCCAGACCAATCTTTTGGCGCTTAATGCAACCATTGAGGCTGCAAGAGCGGGAGAAGCGGGAAAAAGCTTTAGTATAGTTGCGTCGGAAATCAAGAAACTTGCCGACCAGTCGAAAGTGTCTGCAAATTATATTGAATCCAAACTTAAAAATATAGGCAAGACCATTGAAAAAACCAATGAGGCTGTCAAGTCTTCCGGCGAGGTAATAAGCGGGCATGACCTTGCCGTTGTTGAAACAATAAACAAGTTCGACAATATTGTAGGATTTATGGATAACGTATTTAGTGCGATCACAAGTATTACGGATTATGTGCAGCATATAGAAGAAGCCCGCTGCAATATTATCAAGTCAATGGAAAGACTGAATGAAAGTACGAAAAACAATATCAGGGATATACAGAATATTTCTGCCGCAATGGATGAACAGGTGGATTTGATAAAACATCTTCTCTCCCTCTCCGAAAATTTGAGTGAATTGTCTGTAAAACTTGAACAGACCATTAACATATTTAAAATATAA
- a CDS encoding sensor histidine kinase, translating to MAGYKKVDTANLDKIIKKTIEAINNSKAELFDIAENARNECVRLEKELEELKRRTSEIIKSVETLEVALYESKKRLMHVSRNYDKYSEEELREAYENADNIRVELAIKREREQYYIKRRNELEMRLKEAYKTVEKADNLISQIGISLSYLTGDLENVSLQIEDMKQRRLLGIRIIKAQEEERQRVAREIHDGPAQSMSNIVLKAEICERLVDSDPEKAKDELRTLKSVVRDTLRDVRKIIYDLRPMSLDDLGLIPTLQRYIETCREESGIKITFKTRGTCEQLKPVVSLTVFRLVQEAVNNIKKHARADKVTINLEFLEKELKLYIADNGVGFDFDSLKSNEEDINKGFGLISMRERVELLDGKFEIDSAVGKGTRLNITVPLLPEEGVSNG from the coding sequence GTGGCCGGTTATAAAAAAGTAGACACAGCTAATTTGGATAAAATAATTAAGAAAACAATTGAAGCCATAAATAACAGTAAAGCCGAATTGTTTGACATAGCCGAAAACGCGAGAAATGAATGCGTAAGGCTTGAAAAAGAACTGGAGGAGTTAAAGCGCAGGACATCCGAAATTATCAAAAGTGTGGAAACCCTTGAGGTTGCACTTTATGAAAGCAAGAAACGGCTAATGCATGTGAGCAGAAATTACGATAAATATTCTGAAGAGGAATTAAGGGAAGCTTATGAAAATGCAGACAATATCAGGGTTGAGCTTGCCATAAAACGGGAGCGTGAGCAATACTATATCAAAAGAAGAAATGAATTGGAAATGAGGCTTAAAGAGGCTTATAAAACCGTTGAAAAGGCGGACAACCTTATCTCCCAGATTGGAATTTCCTTAAGCTATCTTACCGGAGATCTTGAGAATGTCAGTTTGCAGATTGAAGATATGAAACAAAGGCGGCTTTTGGGGATTCGGATAATAAAAGCCCAGGAAGAGGAGCGACAGAGGGTTGCAAGGGAAATTCACGACGGTCCTGCCCAATCGATGTCCAATATTGTTTTAAAAGCGGAAATATGCGAAAGATTGGTTGACTCTGACCCGGAAAAGGCAAAAGATGAGCTTAGAACTTTAAAATCCGTTGTCAGAGACACTCTTCGGGATGTAAGGAAAATAATATATGACTTAAGACCAATGTCATTGGACGACTTGGGTTTGATACCAACCCTTCAAAGGTATATAGAGACTTGTCGGGAAGAATCCGGAATAAAAATAACGTTTAAGACAAGAGGTACATGTGAGCAATTGAAACCTGTGGTTTCTTTGACCGTTTTCCGACTTGTCCAGGAAGCAGTCAATAATATTAAAAAGCATGCCCGTGCCGATAAAGTAACTATAAATCTCGAATTTTTGGAAAAAGAATTAAAGCTCTATATAGCAGACAATGGAGTAGGTTTTGACTTTGATTCTTTAAAATCAAACGAAGAGGATATAAACAAAGGCTTCGGTCTTATAAGCATGAGAGAAAGGGTTGAGCTTTTGGACGGCAAATTTGAGATTGATTCTGCCGTTGGCAAAGGAACCAGACTTAATATAACTGTACCTTTATTACCGGAAGAGGGGGTCTCAAATGGATAA